Genomic window (Microbacterium oxydans):
CGCGGACGCTCCGGTACAATCGATCTGTGCTGCTGTGTGTGACGGCGAGTCACAAGACCGCCTCCTTCGAACTGCTCGAACGCCTGAGCCGCACCCCCGACGACGTCGCTCCCACTCTCGTGGGCATGACGCCGTGCGTGCAGGGTGCCGTTGTTCTGGCGACGTGCAACCGGTTCGAGGCGTACGTGGAAATGGACGAACCGGTCACCGCCGCCGGTGCGATCGGCGTCGAAGCCGTGATCGAGGCCGTCGAAGCCGCGACCGGGATCCCCGCCGCAGAACTCGACGGCGCCTACGCCGTGCACTCGGGACGTCGCGTCGCCGAGCACCTCTTCTCCGTCGCCTCCGGGCTCGAGTCCGTCGTCTCCGGCGAGGGCGAGATCGCGGGACAGGTCCGCCGCGCACTCAAGTCCGCCCGCAAGGACGGCACCACGTCGCCCGAGCTCGAGCGCCTCTTCCAGCGTGCGAGCCAGGCGCAGCGCAAGGTCAAGAACGTCACCGCCCTGGGACGCGCCGGTCGCTCGCTCGTCCGCCTCGCCCTCGAGCTCGCGGACAGCCGCATCGCCGACTGGTCCGCCGAGCGCGTGCTGCTGGTCGGCACCGGGGCCTACGCCGCGGTCACCCTCGCCACGCTCCGGGAGCGCGGCGCCGAGAACATCTCGGTGTACTCGCCCTCCGGCCGCGCGGAGGTCTTCGCCGCGAAGCACGGCATCCGTCCGATCGCCGCCGAAGAGTACGCGCACACCGCCGCCCGGTCGAGCCTGCTCATCACCTGCACCTCGGCGACCGAACCCGTGCTCGGGCCGGAGCACCTGCAGCTGCCGACCGGCCTCGCCGCCGCGGGCTGCCCCGTCGGTGCGCACAACCAGCTCGTGGTTGACCTCGGCATGCCGCGCAACGTCGACCCCGCGGTCGCTGCGCTCGAGGGCGTCGCCCTGCTCGACCTCGAGACCATCCGCCTGCACGCACCGCTCGAAGAGCTGCAGGCGACGGATGCCGCACGCAGCGTGGTCCGCGAAGCGGCCGAGACCTTCCACGTGGTGGGCGCCCGTCAGAGCGTGACCCCGTCGGTCGTGGCGCTGCGGTCGCACATCTTCGAGCTGCTCGAGCGCGAGATCGACCGTGCCCGCGCACGCGGCGATGAGGACGGCAAGGTCGAGCAGGCTCTGCGTCACCTCTCCGGTGTGCTGCTGCACACCCCGACGGTCCGCGCGCACGAGCTCGCCGCCGCCGGCCGGGCCGACGAGTTCACCGCGGCACTGGCCGCCCTCTACGGCATCGCGCCCGAGGCCGAGGCCTCCGCCGCGGACGACGCCGCCACCGCCTGACGCTGCGGGCTGTCGCCCCGGGCGCGGGGTGGGACACTGGAGGCATGGCCCTTCACATCACCGGAGACACCGCCGCCGACGCCCTGCTGACCGACAACCCGCTCGCCCTCCTGGTGGGCATGCTGCTCGACCAGCAGGTGCCGATGGAGACCGCGTTCGCCGGTCCTCTCAAGATCGAGCAGCGCACGGGAGCGGCCGACGCCGCGACGATCGCGCACATGGCCCCGGACGAGTTCCTCGAGGCGTTCAAGCAGACGCCCGCCGTGCACCGTTTCCCCGGATCGATGGCG
Coding sequences:
- a CDS encoding glutamyl-tRNA reductase encodes the protein MLLCVTASHKTASFELLERLSRTPDDVAPTLVGMTPCVQGAVVLATCNRFEAYVEMDEPVTAAGAIGVEAVIEAVEAATGIPAAELDGAYAVHSGRRVAEHLFSVASGLESVVSGEGEIAGQVRRALKSARKDGTTSPELERLFQRASQAQRKVKNVTALGRAGRSLVRLALELADSRIADWSAERVLLVGTGAYAAVTLATLRERGAENISVYSPSGRAEVFAAKHGIRPIAAEEYAHTAARSSLLITCTSATEPVLGPEHLQLPTGLAAAGCPVGAHNQLVVDLGMPRNVDPAVAALEGVALLDLETIRLHAPLEELQATDAARSVVREAAETFHVVGARQSVTPSVVALRSHIFELLEREIDRARARGDEDGKVEQALRHLSGVLLHTPTVRAHELAAAGRADEFTAALAALYGIAPEAEASAADDAATA